One segment of Curtobacterium poinsettiae DNA contains the following:
- the msrB gene encoding peptide-methionine (R)-S-oxide reductase MsrB has translation MAYNVDKSDAQWREELSPDQYAVLRQAGTERPWTGELLDEERAGVYTCAACNAELFKSGTKFDSGCGWPSFYESVNPDAVQLIEDNSLGMARTEVRCANCGSHLGHVFPDGFGTPTGDRYCMNSISLNFSEKSGE, from the coding sequence ATGGCATACAACGTCGACAAGTCCGACGCCCAGTGGCGCGAGGAGCTCTCCCCGGACCAGTACGCCGTCCTCCGCCAGGCGGGGACCGAACGACCGTGGACCGGTGAACTCCTCGACGAGGAGCGTGCCGGCGTCTACACCTGTGCGGCCTGCAACGCGGAGCTGTTCAAGAGCGGCACGAAGTTCGACTCCGGCTGCGGCTGGCCGTCGTTCTACGAGTCGGTGAACCCGGACGCCGTGCAGCTCATCGAGGACAACTCCCTCGGCATGGCCCGCACCGAGGTCCGCTGCGCGAACTGCGGTTCGCACCTGGGCCACGTGTTCCCGGACGGGTTCGGCACCCCCACGGGTGACCGGTACTGCATGAACTCGATCTCGCTGAACTTCTCGGAGAAGTCGGGCGAGTGA
- a CDS encoding DUF2332 domain-containing protein: MGTRARYDAFADRIQAVSPSYAAWARSLDDSLVALLAEVPEQQRQPELFFAVARRLGADPSDPGALRALGLEARPALVTALASATVQANDPQRLAPVVPLFAALAERSTRPLGLVDAGAAAGLCSIPDRVTLDYRVGSGAAVLRMHTAVADPSVRLVADASGAVPTPATVPIRVGARVALDPNPIDLSVPGAFDRLVEAVPPEASDRTALMHQAARATLAVPPDRLVGVVPDDLDHALDALPDDVEPVVLTTGTLVYVPGADRQRFVDRIRERGVHWIALERTGILRGVAATLPDDVDGADPDAFATVSLDGVAVAVSDPFGTRVRWFRAPDL; encoded by the coding sequence ATGGGCACCCGCGCCCGGTACGACGCGTTCGCGGACCGGATCCAGGCCGTCTCGCCGTCGTACGCCGCCTGGGCACGGTCGCTCGACGACTCCCTCGTCGCGCTCCTCGCCGAGGTCCCCGAGCAGCAGCGGCAGCCGGAACTGTTCTTCGCCGTCGCGCGGCGGCTGGGCGCGGACCCGTCGGACCCGGGTGCGCTGCGCGCGCTCGGCCTGGAGGCCCGCCCCGCGCTCGTCACGGCCCTCGCCTCCGCCACGGTGCAGGCCAACGACCCGCAGCGGCTCGCGCCGGTCGTCCCGCTGTTCGCGGCGCTCGCCGAACGGTCGACGCGTCCGCTCGGCCTGGTCGACGCCGGGGCCGCCGCCGGGCTGTGTTCGATCCCGGACCGGGTGACCCTGGACTACCGGGTCGGTTCCGGAGCCGCGGTCCTGCGGATGCACACGGCGGTCGCCGATCCCTCGGTCCGGCTGGTGGCGGACGCCTCCGGGGCCGTCCCCACACCGGCGACCGTCCCGATCAGGGTCGGTGCCCGTGTGGCCCTCGACCCGAACCCGATCGACCTGTCGGTCCCCGGTGCGTTCGACCGGCTCGTCGAGGCCGTCCCACCCGAGGCGTCGGACCGGACCGCCCTGATGCATCAGGCTGCGCGCGCGACGCTCGCCGTGCCTCCAGACCGGCTCGTCGGTGTCGTGCCAGATGACCTCGACCATGCTCTGGACGCCCTGCCGGACGACGTCGAACCGGTCGTCCTGACCACCGGGACCCTGGTCTACGTGCCGGGCGCGGACCGGCAGCGGTTCGTCGACCGGATCCGTGAGCGGGGCGTGCACTGGATCGCCCTCGAACGCACCGGGATCCTGCGTGGGGTGGCGGCCACGCTGCCCGACGACGTGGACGGGGCCGATCCGGACGCCTTCGCGACGGTCTCGCTCGACGGGGTCGCGGTGGCCGTCTCCGACCCGTTCGGGACACGAGTGCGCTGGTTCCGCGCGCCGGACCTGTGA
- a CDS encoding GNAT family N-acetyltransferase, with the protein MSEHSVHHARWTRLTTDELYGIVVLRNRVFALEQRVTAEDFDGRDREPDTEHWWFGTDTDAVGYLRLIRPAADEVHPDGEESPAWVIGRVATDPGHRGQGIAGRLVAAVLDEHGHEPFVLHAQEYVAALYERYGFVRFGEPYDEAGIRHVGMHRPGR; encoded by the coding sequence ATGTCCGAGCATTCCGTGCACCACGCCCGCTGGACCCGTCTGACGACGGACGAACTGTACGGCATCGTCGTCCTGCGCAACCGCGTGTTCGCGCTCGAGCAACGGGTCACCGCCGAGGACTTCGACGGCCGTGACCGCGAGCCCGACACCGAGCACTGGTGGTTCGGCACGGACACCGATGCGGTTGGGTACCTGCGGCTCATCCGCCCGGCGGCCGACGAGGTCCACCCGGACGGCGAGGAGTCGCCGGCGTGGGTGATCGGCCGCGTCGCGACCGACCCGGGACACCGTGGGCAGGGGATCGCCGGCCGGCTCGTCGCCGCCGTGCTCGACGAACACGGACACGAGCCGTTCGTCCTGCACGCCCAGGAGTACGTCGCAGCCCTGTACGAGCGGTACGGCTTCGTGCGGTTCGGGGAGCCGTACGACGAGGCCGGCATCCGCCACGTGGGCATGCACCGGCCCGGGCGCTGA
- a CDS encoding helix-turn-helix domain-containing protein, which produces MPRQPQNLVVGAHGPEVTVTGRVAAYLLRYAGLDAYRRQHRGEDPEVDNTLVALTVVALTWRGSATGTREAAPPELDHTADWMSTRQAAEALGLSDRGIRKAIQEHRLHAVRVGRVWRVDREQLAHYIERTDKT; this is translated from the coding sequence ATGCCGCGACAGCCCCAGAACCTCGTCGTCGGCGCGCACGGGCCTGAGGTCACGGTCACCGGCAGAGTCGCCGCCTACTTACTCCGGTACGCCGGCCTCGACGCTTACCGGCGACAGCACCGCGGCGAAGACCCCGAAGTCGACAACACCCTCGTCGCCCTCACCGTGGTCGCCCTCACCTGGCGCGGTTCCGCTACCGGAACGCGAGAGGCCGCGCCCCCGGAACTCGATCACACTGCGGACTGGATGAGCACCCGACAAGCGGCCGAAGCCCTCGGGCTCTCGGACCGCGGCATCCGGAAAGCAATCCAGGAACACCGGCTGCACGCCGTTCGCGTGGGACGCGTCTGGCGCGTCGACCGCGAACAACTGGCCCACTACATCGAACGAACGGACAAGACATGA
- the xerC gene encoding tyrosine recombinase XerC, translating to MARPRTPIGAHGAISLAQLDDGSWRARTRFRFEDGRLRQVERFDTSGPKARRKLLAALTTIKATTSGTINQHTPLNRLADRYIENKRTGGVAPTTLAAYERTLGKIVLPALGELAVLEATPERLQRFMDQVIANHGPASAKMCRAVLSGMLGLAVRNDAARTNAVRELERVSQRRDGATALNAEQLQDLLTRADLDERVQALDLADLLRFMAGTGCRIGEACAMIWEDVYPGAVHIRSTVVRLRGQGLLRQEHGKTQGSDRRIAVPEHVDEMLKRRASDRGVGSLVFPSVLGNLRDPNNTQADWRRVRESLGFPGVKLHAFRKTVATLLDGAGLSARDVAEYLGHKNPSMTQDRYMGRNTGSAAAARALSALTHGSQSAG from the coding sequence GTGGCGAGGCCTAGAACACCCATCGGCGCTCACGGAGCCATCTCCCTGGCCCAGCTGGACGACGGGTCCTGGCGAGCGCGGACTCGCTTCCGCTTCGAAGACGGCCGGCTACGCCAGGTCGAGCGATTCGACACCAGCGGCCCCAAGGCTCGCCGGAAGCTGCTCGCAGCCCTCACCACGATCAAGGCGACGACGAGCGGGACCATCAACCAGCACACCCCGCTCAACCGGCTGGCCGACCGCTACATCGAGAACAAGCGGACCGGAGGCGTCGCGCCGACGACGTTGGCTGCCTACGAACGGACCCTGGGCAAGATCGTTCTGCCGGCGCTGGGCGAGCTGGCGGTGCTCGAGGCGACCCCCGAGCGACTGCAGCGCTTCATGGACCAGGTGATCGCGAATCACGGCCCTGCGTCCGCGAAGATGTGCCGGGCTGTCCTCAGCGGGATGCTCGGCCTGGCCGTCCGCAACGACGCTGCACGCACGAATGCGGTACGCGAGCTCGAGCGCGTCTCGCAGCGCCGTGATGGTGCAACAGCGCTCAATGCGGAACAGCTGCAGGATCTGCTGACGCGGGCGGACCTCGACGAGCGGGTGCAGGCCCTAGACCTCGCCGACCTCCTCCGGTTCATGGCCGGCACCGGCTGTCGCATCGGCGAGGCCTGCGCGATGATCTGGGAAGACGTCTACCCCGGTGCGGTCCACATCCGCTCGACCGTGGTTCGGCTCCGGGGACAGGGGCTACTCCGCCAGGAGCACGGCAAGACGCAAGGATCCGATCGCCGAATCGCCGTCCCTGAGCACGTCGACGAGATGCTCAAGCGCCGGGCCTCCGACCGCGGGGTCGGGTCGCTCGTCTTTCCGTCCGTCCTCGGCAACCTCCGCGACCCGAACAACACCCAGGCCGATTGGCGTCGTGTTCGCGAGTCCCTCGGGTTCCCCGGCGTCAAGCTTCACGCCTTCCGGAAGACGGTCGCGACGCTCCTCGACGGTGCCGGCCTCTCGGCGCGCGACGTCGCGGAGTACCTCGGGCACAAGAACCCGTCCATGACGCAGGACCGCTACATGGGGCGCAACACGGGTAGCGCGGCCGCGGCGCGAGCCCTGTCGGCGCTCACGCATGGATCGCAATCTGCGGGGTAA
- a CDS encoding cold-shock protein, translated as MANGTVKWFNAEKGFGFITVDGGGQDVFVHYSAIDMSGYKVLEEGQAVVFDVGTGSKGPQAESVRPA; from the coding sequence ATGGCCAACGGAACCGTGAAGTGGTTCAACGCTGAAAAGGGCTTCGGCTTCATCACCGTGGATGGAGGGGGCCAGGACGTGTTCGTGCACTACTCGGCCATCGACATGTCGGGTTACAAGGTCCTCGAGGAGGGCCAGGCCGTCGTGTTCGACGTCGGGACCGGGTCGAAGGGCCCGCAGGCAGAGTCCGTCCGCCCCGCCTGA
- a CDS encoding helix-turn-helix transcriptional regulator, translated as MRRSEDLPDWATRDEVAQYTGVAPQTLARWVTEKRGPRVTRFGGRAVRYARTDVLEWIDAQRKASA; from the coding sequence ATCCGTCGCAGCGAGGACCTCCCCGACTGGGCAACTCGAGACGAGGTCGCCCAGTACACCGGCGTCGCACCGCAGACGCTCGCTCGGTGGGTCACCGAGAAGCGCGGTCCGCGGGTCACGAGATTCGGCGGCCGCGCCGTTCGATACGCACGGACAGACGTCCTCGAGTGGATCGACGCCCAGCGCAAGGCAAGCGCTTGA
- a CDS encoding LytR C-terminal domain-containing protein has protein sequence MSTRFPRDRFDDVADGPRVGAHRGAQRRGRGWIAFAWAALATGVLVGIGVLVLALLNGSYSFNGSDSPSASTSASATAKPSATSKPSASSSAGSGSAGSGSAAAATPAQQGTTTVVVLNGTTTTGLASRASAALTGAGWQVASTGDAGTTGSTSTIVYYQQASQAAVAQGIAKQLGVTAVQQSAAFPNADVSVVLGADYTG, from the coding sequence ATGAGCACGAGATTCCCCCGAGACCGGTTCGACGACGTCGCCGACGGCCCGCGGGTCGGTGCGCACCGCGGTGCCCAGCGTCGCGGCCGTGGCTGGATCGCCTTCGCCTGGGCAGCACTCGCCACGGGTGTGCTCGTCGGCATCGGGGTGCTCGTCCTCGCACTGCTGAACGGCAGCTACTCGTTCAACGGATCCGACTCGCCCTCGGCCTCCACGTCGGCGTCGGCGACCGCGAAGCCCTCGGCGACGTCCAAGCCGTCGGCGTCCTCGTCCGCCGGTTCCGGCTCCGCGGGGTCGGGCAGCGCTGCGGCCGCGACGCCGGCACAGCAGGGCACCACCACCGTCGTCGTGCTGAACGGCACGACCACCACGGGCCTCGCGAGCCGGGCGAGCGCGGCGCTGACCGGCGCCGGCTGGCAGGTCGCCTCCACCGGTGACGCCGGGACGACCGGGTCGACGTCGACGATCGTCTACTACCAGCAGGCGTCGCAGGCGGCGGTCGCGCAGGGCATCGCGAAGCAGCTCGGCGTCACGGCGGTGCAGCAGTCGGCGGCGTTCCCGAACGCCGACGTGAGCGTCGTCCTCGGCGCCGACTACACCGGCTGA
- a CDS encoding DUF3263 domain-containing protein, whose protein sequence is MTSPTDERSVDERSADQISADQLSELAKHVLTFEQDRARHDRTKEAEIRVEFEMSAARYYQVLNRVIDSPAALAYDPQLVSRLQRLRHARTSARATRSFVAPGAAPEGREEER, encoded by the coding sequence GTGACCAGCCCCACCGACGAACGCAGCGTCGACGAGCGCAGCGCTGACCAGATCAGTGCTGACCAGCTCAGTGAGCTCGCGAAGCACGTGCTGACGTTCGAGCAGGACCGGGCACGGCACGACCGCACGAAGGAAGCGGAGATCCGGGTGGAGTTCGAGATGTCGGCGGCGCGCTACTACCAGGTGCTGAACCGCGTGATCGACTCGCCCGCGGCACTCGCGTACGACCCGCAGCTCGTCAGCCGGCTGCAGCGGCTCCGTCACGCGCGCACCAGCGCCCGGGCGACGCGCAGCTTCGTCGCGCCCGGCGCAGCTCCCGAAGGACGTGAAGAGGAACGATGA